Proteins from a single region of Nitrospirota bacterium:
- the neuC gene encoding UDP-N-acetylglucosamine 2-epimerase gives MRTIAIVTERRADYSRFKPILELIREDPDLDYKLIVTGISLMAEHGRDIDVIKRDGFTIEATIPMFLDQAPDTGAEMTRAIGRVLPGLVDLFERLRPDIILSGFDIGANFAATVAGAHMNIPVAHIQGGEVTGSIDESLRHAMSKFAHLHFPATEDAAQRLIRMGEHPKSVFVVGCPSLDVVLHTPVVSKSEVLAAHGLDPEQPYVVILQHPVTTEVMQAGEQIQETLAAVQEMRIQGVLIYPNNDAGAQQIIQHIKQSRIAVVRSLPPEGFVNLVRYAAALVGNSSSGIHETASLGVPTVNIGSRQQGRERPCNVLDAGNDREAIKQALDVALYDDAFKAKVAERVNPYGDGHSAERIVRILKTVSLDNLIQKRFYDGEPDYRSDRGDRIYRQACA, from the coding sequence ATGCGTACCATCGCTATTGTCACCGAACGCCGTGCGGACTACAGCCGGTTCAAGCCGATTCTTGAGTTGATCCGAGAGGACCCGGATCTCGATTACAAACTGATCGTGACCGGCATCTCTTTGATGGCGGAGCATGGCCGCGACATTGACGTAATCAAGCGGGACGGCTTTACCATTGAAGCGACGATCCCGATGTTTCTGGACCAGGCGCCGGACACAGGGGCAGAGATGACCAGGGCTATCGGTCGGGTGCTTCCCGGGTTGGTCGATCTGTTCGAGCGGCTCCGCCCGGACATCATCCTGTCGGGATTTGATATCGGAGCCAATTTTGCGGCAACCGTGGCCGGCGCGCACATGAACATCCCGGTGGCCCATATTCAAGGCGGAGAAGTCACGGGCAGCATCGACGAGTCGCTTCGTCATGCCATGTCGAAATTCGCCCATCTGCATTTTCCCGCCACAGAGGACGCGGCTCAGCGTTTGATCCGTATGGGAGAACATCCGAAATCTGTCTTCGTCGTCGGTTGCCCTTCCTTGGATGTGGTCTTGCACACGCCCGTCGTCTCCAAGTCTGAGGTGCTAGCAGCTCATGGGCTCGATCCGGAACAGCCCTATGTCGTCATCCTGCAGCATCCGGTCACGACGGAAGTTATGCAGGCGGGAGAGCAGATCCAGGAGACCCTGGCTGCCGTGCAAGAGATGCGGATCCAAGGCGTGCTCATCTATCCGAATAACGATGCCGGCGCACAACAGATCATCCAGCACATCAAGCAGAGCCGCATCGCCGTCGTGCGCAGTCTGCCTCCTGAGGGGTTCGTGAATCTGGTCAGGTATGCGGCGGCGCTCGTCGGGAACTCCAGCAGCGGGATCCACGAAACCGCGAGCCTGGGTGTGCCGACCGTGAACATCGGCAGCAGGCAGCAGGGGCGTGAACGGCCCTGTAACGTCTTGGATGCGGGCAATGACCGCGAGGCCATTAAACAGGCGCTGGATGTGGCCCTCTACGACGACGCCTTCAAGGCCAAGGTTGCAGAACGGGTGAATCCCTATGGTGATGGCCATTCGGCAGAACGCATTGTTCGTATTTTAAAGACCGTATCGCTGGATAACCTCATTCAGAAAAGGTTTTACGATGGCGAACCAGACTATCGCAGTGATCGGGGGGACAGGATTTATCGGCAGGCATGTGCTTGA
- a CDS encoding NAD(P)-dependent oxidoreductase gives MANQTIAVIGGTGFIGRHVLEALTAQPVRALVHRTQPSWLKGLDHVESIQGDIFDPAALDGLLHGCEVMINLTGQVEGPVDRYLDVNVRGTLNLAQACLRQGVPRVIHASSALVYGDVLNATEESPCHPFSPYATMKCAAEDILCSLLSPTTEVMCFRLSNVYGPAQTKGLIPYLLNCIRNRQRISIDADGAQTRDFVYVKDVAAAFTKALTVPHWVDRVNIGSGVPTSVITLLRHIEEVLELPAVGQYCPEHTGGERRNTVSIERAVALLAWKATTTLDEGLRAILRAQTLTVHHEVAA, from the coding sequence ATGGCGAACCAGACTATCGCAGTGATCGGGGGGACAGGATTTATCGGCAGGCATGTGCTTGAAGCCCTGACCGCGCAGCCGGTCAGAGCGCTCGTGCATCGCACCCAGCCCTCATGGCTGAAGGGTCTTGACCATGTCGAGTCGATACAAGGGGACATCTTCGATCCCGCAGCGCTCGATGGTCTCTTGCACGGCTGTGAGGTGATGATCAATCTGACCGGGCAAGTCGAAGGTCCGGTGGATCGGTATCTGGACGTCAACGTGAGAGGGACGCTCAATCTGGCACAGGCCTGTCTTCGGCAGGGTGTGCCGCGCGTGATCCATGCCTCCTCCGCGCTTGTGTATGGCGATGTCCTCAATGCCACGGAAGAGAGTCCCTGTCACCCCTTCTCCCCCTACGCCACCATGAAATGTGCGGCGGAAGACATCCTCTGCTCGCTGCTCAGTCCGACGACAGAGGTGATGTGTTTCAGACTGTCGAACGTGTATGGCCCGGCTCAGACCAAGGGATTGATTCCCTATCTCTTGAACTGTATCCGCAACCGGCAACGCATCTCCATCGATGCCGATGGGGCGCAAACCAGAGACTTTGTCTATGTGAAGGATGTGGCTGCGGCGTTTACGAAGGCCCTGACGGTGCCTCACTGGGTCGACCGCGTCAACATCGGATCAGGCGTGCCCACCAGCGTGATTACGCTCTTGCGCCATATTGAAGAAGTGCTGGAGCTTCCCGCCGTCGGACAATATTGCCCGGAACATACAGGCGGTGAGCGGCGCAATACGGTATCAATCGAGCGGGCGGTGGCTTTGTTGGCCTGGAAGGCCACGACCACGTTGGATGAAGGATTGCGCGCAATCCTTCGTGCGCAGACGCTCACCGTTCATCATGAGGTGGCGGCATGA
- a CDS encoding polysaccharide biosynthesis protein has product MRQFIEGKTILVTGGTGSIGSEIVRQLLTYDPKMVRVLSRSEHMQYQLIQELGRLPNLVCFIGDVRDPERLNRASVEADVIFHVAAMKHVPLCEFNAFEAIESNVIGAQNVINAAITNKVKQVIAISTDKAVNPMNVMGATKLLAEKLFTSAHHYAGVSGTKFACVRFGNVLGSRGSVVPAWIDQIVKGQPVTITDPDMTRFFLSIPQAVSLVFKAMNRMVGGEIFILKMPVLRMGDLAEAVIQHFSPDQGFDPAAVERKIVGIRPGEKMYELLMTEDESSIALEVDEMFIIPPHIEIPHRGLKRRTYEGAQPAPTAGYDSRRDLPLGRRSILQMLQTVFPERVRRPSPHRAALTA; this is encoded by the coding sequence ATGAGGCAGTTCATCGAAGGTAAGACCATTCTCGTGACCGGGGGGACCGGTTCCATCGGGTCTGAGATCGTGCGACAACTTCTTACCTACGATCCCAAGATGGTCCGGGTGTTGTCCCGCAGCGAGCACATGCAATATCAGTTGATCCAGGAACTGGGCCGTTTGCCGAACCTCGTCTGTTTCATCGGGGATGTGCGAGACCCCGAACGGTTGAACCGCGCGTCGGTCGAAGCGGACGTCATTTTTCACGTCGCCGCGATGAAACATGTGCCCCTCTGTGAGTTCAACGCCTTCGAGGCCATCGAGTCCAACGTCATCGGCGCGCAGAACGTCATTAACGCCGCCATCACGAATAAAGTGAAACAGGTCATTGCGATCAGCACGGACAAGGCCGTGAATCCGATGAACGTGATGGGCGCGACCAAATTGCTGGCGGAAAAACTATTCACGAGCGCGCACCACTATGCCGGTGTCAGCGGGACCAAATTCGCCTGTGTCCGGTTCGGCAACGTGTTGGGGTCCCGTGGCTCCGTCGTACCAGCCTGGATCGACCAGATCGTCAAAGGCCAGCCGGTGACGATTACCGATCCGGATATGACTCGCTTCTTCTTGTCGATTCCGCAAGCCGTGAGTCTGGTTTTCAAGGCGATGAACCGCATGGTCGGAGGGGAGATTTTCATCTTGAAGATGCCGGTGTTGCGTATGGGGGACCTGGCTGAGGCGGTCATTCAACATTTTTCGCCAGATCAGGGCTTCGATCCCGCGGCCGTCGAACGAAAGATCGTGGGGATCAGGCCTGGAGAAAAGATGTACGAACTCCTCATGACGGAAGATGAATCGTCGATCGCCTTGGAGGTGGACGAGATGTTCATCATCCCGCCGCACATCGAAATCCCCCATCGAGGCCTGAAGCGCCGCACCTATGAAGGCGCCCAACCGGCACCGACGGCCGGATACGACTCCCGGCGCGATCTCCCTTTGGGGCGGCGGTCGATTCTCCAAATGTTGCAAACAGTATTTCCCGAAAGAGTCAGGCGTCCGAGCCCCCATCGTGCCGCCCTCACGGCATAG
- a CDS encoding DUF115 domain-containing protein: protein MSFLEQNLAIMDTRDPELAALMRSDLDCSHIEVVPSHQPEVMTARVTRPSGEQVLLHNIEDPIGSAVRSAEKQEMKAANGSILLGFGLGYLAMELAKKVEKKHPIIICEADPAMLKIALTQTDLTTVLESDYIRILVDAEIDLPSWIHRLSVKFMTAKVDVISYGPSIRLYPDIYERLTQIAHKESMAIVLNRNTTLKAGARMMENVLLNFPDVLRSSGVKQLENLFQGRPAVLVAAGPSLEKNIHLLRELQGRAVIIAVDTALRLLLPLGIKPDIVTTIDFNQVNFQKFANVPIDQDISLVYHPGGYYESIRAFQGPRFTSSWVPNRIPAWLMQYLEGKGALSCGTTVAHMSFFLARHMGCDPIVFIGQDLAFPKNQVHASDLSLWDINTTEMDTIEDIFGEPVGSMTSFKHAIYYFEKAFKETQATIIDATEAGAKKQGARPMRLREVIDEYCNLPPLNIKGMLRDAARTVESARTAELLRETDFISSELGCITKECRDVVSVSRKLKVKIDKGEMEDEQFCRLSETAERLTQQMDSHGRALYLMGEQNYALELYMMQHDVETIDEIEDTDQKITKQVERAAVYYPSVARAAANFKKPLDRLIDRLKRAHELALQPLGSDATAEDWYQRGLAYGKIDYGREALQSVQEALARNSDHVPTLKFAARLFLDGNRTGEALAILERLRGLVRTDRKLDGLVRDAQAKHQAWEARTARLKAEFEGKVRTESLEEAGWFYYRTKDYRRAVSLLAQAVLKHPTAEGYAKLGHARLKLEPPDGVVEAWEQALALDPTRADLYKAMGDLALEQGSEDQAEAFFSEACRLEEDDLDAYEKLARLYLKRGAYLEAGSCYEKMLRLVPNRTDLMLQIAALYQRQVAMATTQ from the coding sequence ATGAGCTTCCTCGAACAGAACCTCGCCATCATGGACACTCGCGATCCTGAGTTGGCGGCGCTCATGCGCAGCGACCTCGATTGCAGCCATATCGAAGTTGTTCCGTCCCATCAGCCTGAGGTGATGACTGCGAGGGTCACGCGGCCATCCGGTGAACAGGTCCTGCTCCATAACATCGAAGACCCGATCGGCAGCGCCGTCCGCTCGGCTGAAAAGCAGGAAATGAAAGCTGCGAATGGGTCGATCCTGCTCGGGTTCGGGCTGGGATACTTGGCCATGGAGCTGGCGAAGAAGGTAGAAAAGAAACATCCGATCATCATCTGCGAAGCGGACCCGGCTATGCTGAAAATCGCGTTGACACAGACGGATCTCACCACGGTGTTGGAATCGGATTACATCCGAATTCTGGTCGACGCTGAGATCGATCTGCCAAGCTGGATTCATAGACTGTCGGTCAAGTTTATGACCGCCAAGGTCGACGTGATTTCCTATGGCCCTTCCATTCGACTCTATCCTGACATCTACGAGAGGCTGACGCAGATTGCGCACAAGGAATCGATGGCGATCGTGTTGAACCGGAACACGACCCTGAAGGCCGGAGCGCGCATGATGGAAAATGTCCTGTTGAATTTCCCTGATGTCTTGCGGTCGTCCGGCGTCAAGCAGCTGGAGAACTTATTCCAGGGGAGACCGGCGGTGCTGGTCGCGGCTGGTCCCTCGCTGGAAAAGAATATTCATCTGCTTCGAGAGTTGCAGGGGCGGGCGGTGATCATTGCGGTCGATACGGCGCTGCGGCTACTGCTGCCGTTGGGCATCAAGCCGGATATCGTGACCACGATCGATTTCAATCAGGTGAATTTTCAAAAGTTCGCCAACGTGCCGATCGATCAGGATATCTCGCTCGTCTATCACCCTGGAGGTTATTACGAAAGTATTCGTGCCTTTCAGGGGCCACGGTTCACCTCGTCATGGGTGCCGAACCGGATCCCTGCATGGCTCATGCAGTATCTGGAGGGTAAGGGGGCCCTCTCGTGCGGCACGACGGTGGCGCATATGTCGTTCTTCCTTGCGCGGCATATGGGATGCGACCCGATTGTGTTCATCGGGCAGGATCTGGCCTTTCCGAAGAATCAGGTGCACGCGAGCGACCTGTCCCTGTGGGATATCAATACCACTGAGATGGACACCATTGAGGACATCTTCGGTGAACCGGTCGGCAGCATGACCTCCTTCAAACATGCCATCTACTATTTTGAGAAGGCCTTCAAGGAGACTCAGGCGACCATTATCGACGCGACCGAAGCCGGAGCGAAAAAGCAGGGTGCCCGTCCCATGCGTTTACGCGAGGTCATTGACGAATACTGCAACCTCCCTCCGTTGAACATCAAGGGGATGTTGCGGGACGCAGCCAGGACGGTGGAGAGTGCGCGAACGGCGGAGTTGCTGAGGGAGACGGACTTCATTAGTTCGGAGCTTGGTTGCATCACGAAGGAATGCCGGGACGTCGTATCGGTGTCGAGGAAGTTAAAGGTCAAAATCGATAAAGGCGAGATGGAGGATGAACAGTTCTGCAGGCTCTCGGAGACGGCCGAACGGCTCACTCAACAGATGGACAGCCATGGACGGGCTCTCTATCTCATGGGGGAGCAGAACTATGCGCTGGAGCTGTACATGATGCAGCATGATGTGGAGACGATCGACGAGATTGAGGACACAGATCAGAAGATTACAAAACAGGTGGAGCGAGCCGCGGTGTACTACCCCAGTGTCGCCCGTGCCGCAGCGAATTTTAAAAAGCCGCTCGATCGGTTGATTGATCGTCTGAAGCGTGCCCATGAGTTGGCGCTGCAGCCGCTTGGTTCCGATGCGACAGCGGAAGATTGGTATCAGCGTGGACTTGCCTACGGCAAGATCGATTACGGGAGAGAGGCGCTTCAGTCCGTTCAGGAGGCCTTGGCGCGCAATTCCGATCATGTGCCGACCTTAAAGTTTGCCGCACGTCTGTTCCTGGACGGCAATCGGACGGGTGAGGCCCTCGCCATATTAGAGCGGTTGAGAGGGCTCGTGCGTACCGATCGTAAGCTGGATGGATTGGTGCGAGATGCACAGGCGAAGCACCAGGCTTGGGAGGCACGCACGGCTCGTTTGAAAGCAGAGTTCGAAGGGAAGGTCCGAACAGAATCCCTTGAAGAGGCCGGATGGTTCTATTACCGGACGAAAGATTATCGGCGGGCTGTTTCCCTGTTAGCGCAAGCGGTCTTGAAGCACCCGACTGCCGAAGGTTATGCGAAGCTGGGCCATGCCAGGTTGAAGCTGGAACCGCCGGATGGCGTGGTCGAAGCCTGGGAACAGGCCCTGGCGCTCGATCCGACCCGCGCAGACCTATATAAGGCGATGGGGGACTTGGCCTTAGAACAAGGGTCTGAGGATCAAGCCGAGGCCTTCTTTTCCGAGGCCTGCCGTTTGGAAGAAGATGACCTCGACGCCTATGAAAAACTGGCGCGCCTCTATCTGAAACGTGGAGCCTATCTGGAAGCGGGAAGCTGTTACGAGAAGATGCTTCGCTTGGTGCCCAATCGGACGGACCTCATGCTACAAATCGCGGCCCTCTATCAACGACAGGTTGCCATGGCGACCACCCAATAG
- a CDS encoding methyltransferase domain-containing protein encodes MRCDDCGLLYSDQRLGVNESNEYIAQHGVGADGVARSFGNPRVGFTEQNPLVRLLEGVERKGRALDIGTWCGRHTYLYEALGFDSYGLEAHQEAAAFARSKGLQVSHGAFPDDVPRKLLSGKYKLISMLDMLYYLHDLQKSFLKVRKMLKDDGVFVITCHQGYSSYYDESQGNSYFSRYGDYVQGIPTFNGLQYCLEKSGFKILKSGGIAFGTVVPAQGADLFCILSGKAS; translated from the coding sequence ATGAGGTGCGACGACTGTGGGCTGCTCTATTCGGATCAGCGGTTGGGCGTCAACGAGTCGAACGAGTATATTGCGCAGCACGGCGTAGGGGCAGATGGTGTTGCTCGTTCGTTCGGCAATCCTCGCGTCGGATTTACAGAACAAAATCCTCTTGTCCGCTTACTGGAAGGTGTCGAGAGAAAAGGGCGGGCGCTCGATATCGGAACCTGGTGCGGCAGGCACACCTATCTCTACGAGGCGCTGGGGTTCGATTCGTATGGATTGGAGGCGCATCAGGAAGCCGCTGCATTTGCGCGCAGTAAGGGGTTACAGGTATCCCATGGGGCATTCCCGGACGACGTGCCACGAAAATTGCTGAGCGGTAAGTATAAACTGATCTCCATGTTAGACATGCTGTACTACTTGCACGATCTGCAAAAGAGCTTCTTGAAAGTGCGGAAAATGCTGAAAGACGACGGGGTATTCGTCATTACCTGTCATCAGGGGTATTCGTCCTATTACGATGAGAGTCAGGGCAATTCGTATTTTAGCCGCTACGGAGACTATGTACAGGGGATTCCCACGTTCAATGGATTGCAATATTGTCTGGAGAAATCCGGATTCAAGATTTTGAAAAGCGGTGGTATCGCGTTTGGTACAGTCGTTCCTGCTCAGGGGGCTGACCTCTTTTGCATTCTGTCTGGTAAGGCATCATGA
- a CDS encoding sialidase family protein gives MKPPGSQPLPLAVLETFVVYKGRQDEALFPGLTRAANGDLFVSFCTQFDCQPGGEAFLIRSRDEGRTWDRPVTLVCSKKPDGCINLSVGLTTLKDGTVLYPCCDTRITRKWDQHEADLLILRSHDHGTTWSDPVPIHTEVIEPFAYGKIIELSNGDLLCPVWGKRQSNEPWRTGLVRSRDGGQTWGEHVTIGYDPNTKVPQPQDEIVHCAGFNEASLVELPDGHVMAVLRQQGVGPDVRQLFQSLSSDGGHIWSSPQPMPLWGTSPSLHLTESGLLLLGYRNHMGNPQRLAAPGVGISLSQDFGATWTAHRLLDDPQGHSYQHEFEAGYPAFLDLEGGRVLVVFYSFDPALTYHRYLAANLLDLSVC, from the coding sequence ATGAAACCGCCTGGTTCACAGCCTTTGCCCCTTGCCGTTCTTGAGACATTCGTCGTCTATAAGGGGCGTCAGGATGAGGCCTTGTTTCCAGGTCTCACGAGGGCGGCGAACGGGGATCTCTTCGTCAGTTTCTGCACCCAGTTCGATTGCCAGCCTGGCGGAGAAGCGTTTCTGATTCGTTCCAGGGACGAGGGCCGGACCTGGGACCGCCCTGTCACTCTGGTGTGTTCAAAGAAGCCGGACGGTTGTATCAACCTGTCGGTGGGTCTGACCACTCTCAAGGATGGCACGGTCCTCTATCCCTGCTGCGATACCAGGATCACTCGTAAATGGGACCAGCATGAAGCCGATCTCTTGATATTGCGTTCCCACGACCATGGAACAACATGGTCAGATCCGGTCCCGATCCATACCGAAGTGATCGAGCCCTTTGCCTATGGGAAAATTATCGAGCTGAGCAATGGAGATCTCCTCTGTCCGGTCTGGGGGAAGCGGCAATCCAATGAGCCTTGGCGGACAGGCCTGGTCCGTTCCCGAGACGGCGGCCAGACATGGGGAGAGCACGTCACCATAGGATACGACCCCAATACGAAGGTCCCACAGCCTCAGGACGAGATCGTGCATTGTGCGGGTTTCAATGAGGCGTCGTTGGTGGAGCTTCCTGACGGGCATGTTATGGCCGTTCTGCGTCAGCAGGGAGTGGGACCGGATGTGCGACAACTGTTCCAGAGCCTGTCTTCTGATGGCGGCCATATCTGGTCCTCACCTCAGCCGATGCCTCTGTGGGGCACCTCTCCCTCGCTCCATCTGACGGAATCAGGACTGCTCCTACTTGGATATCGGAACCACATGGGAAATCCCCAACGGCTTGCGGCGCCAGGCGTCGGGATCAGTCTGAGCCAGGATTTCGGCGCGACATGGACTGCACATCGATTACTCGACGATCCCCAAGGCCATTCATATCAACATGAATTTGAAGCCGGTTATCCGGCATTTCTCGATCTGGAGGGAGGTCGAGTGCTCGTTGTATTCTACAGTTTTGATCCGGCCCTCACGTATCACCGCTATCTAGCCGCCAATCTCCTCGACCTCTCAGTCTGCTGA
- a CDS encoding flagellin, translating into MALTVNTNIPSLTAQRNLGNSNDMLAKSLERLSSGLRVNRSADDAAGLSIATKLNMQSRGLRVAVRNAGDAGSLVNTAEGAFNVATNIIGRLRELAVQAASDTNTAQDRATLGGESKLLVAELNRLASTTEFNGSSLLDGSFSSGKIQVGANADQTISFSLGDVRAAQLGKFAAFSVDIDNGIGSAGGSQQSGYGNITAGEFNINGQLVGATAGTDDQVSVLELFYNSTGGTLRLGDGTVGASGATASMGTSATTGNIANQLASGVGALYINGTAITSLATVDGLSAASGTSSPYSTNSQFVSAFVAKINAAGITNVTARQNADGSTYALVAAKGTDIKLAYSNTANVSMGSQFSSIGLASQVVGSGNATSEVSTYNGQSGAISKAAAINNVRGKTGVAAVAVPNVFSQLTGVVAGTLSANALFINGFAIDATTNILAGDSTGVLRAAINAKTASTGVTASVSTGGALILTAADGRNISAFVGTSEAATVTAASQGVNMYRGAVRMTSQSDVSFTGRTTDIGSASTGVPYTTDLENSLAVMDIGTQAGANTAIMSLDAALAQISKVRSDVGALQARLDLTTQALNVSAENQEAAAARIKDADFAYETAQFTRNQILVQAGTAILSQANSTSQIALQLLK; encoded by the coding sequence ATGGCGTTAACAGTCAATACCAACATCCCCAGCTTAACGGCGCAACGGAATTTGGGTAACAGCAACGACATGCTGGCCAAGTCGTTGGAGCGTTTGTCCTCAGGTCTTCGGGTCAACCGGTCTGCGGACGACGCAGCCGGACTGTCGATCGCGACTAAGTTGAACATGCAGTCACGGGGCCTTCGCGTGGCCGTGCGGAACGCCGGCGATGCCGGGTCTTTGGTCAATACGGCGGAAGGAGCCTTCAACGTCGCTACCAACATCATCGGCCGGTTGCGTGAACTAGCCGTGCAGGCGGCCAGCGATACGAACACCGCTCAAGATCGTGCGACGTTGGGTGGTGAATCCAAATTGCTGGTCGCGGAACTGAATCGTCTGGCCAGCACGACGGAATTCAACGGGTCTTCGTTGTTGGACGGTTCGTTCTCATCCGGGAAAATCCAGGTGGGCGCCAACGCCGACCAGACGATCTCCTTTTCGTTGGGCGATGTTCGCGCGGCCCAGCTCGGAAAGTTTGCGGCCTTCTCCGTGGATATCGATAATGGGATCGGCTCGGCCGGGGGGAGCCAACAGAGCGGGTATGGGAACATCACGGCCGGGGAATTCAATATCAACGGCCAGTTGGTTGGGGCGACTGCCGGCACGGACGACCAGGTCTCGGTGCTGGAGCTGTTTTACAACAGTACCGGTGGCACGTTGCGGTTAGGGGATGGGACGGTCGGAGCCTCCGGCGCAACTGCATCGATGGGTACCTCTGCGACGACCGGAAACATCGCAAACCAATTAGCCTCTGGCGTCGGAGCCTTATACATCAATGGCACGGCGATCACCAGCCTCGCAACTGTGGATGGTCTCTCTGCCGCTTCCGGAACCAGTTCGCCTTATTCGACGAATAGCCAGTTCGTCTCGGCCTTTGTGGCGAAGATCAACGCGGCGGGAATCACGAATGTGACCGCGCGGCAGAACGCCGACGGCTCCACCTATGCGTTAGTCGCAGCCAAGGGCACCGATATCAAATTGGCCTACAGCAATACCGCGAACGTCTCGATGGGGTCCCAATTCAGCAGCATCGGATTGGCAAGCCAAGTTGTCGGGTCCGGTAACGCGACGAGCGAGGTCAGCACCTACAACGGCCAGTCCGGCGCCATCTCAAAGGCCGCGGCCATCAACAACGTCAGAGGTAAGACTGGGGTGGCCGCGGTGGCCGTTCCGAACGTATTTTCCCAACTAACCGGTGTGGTGGCCGGTACGCTCTCGGCCAATGCACTCTTCATCAACGGCTTCGCGATCGATGCGACGACGAACATCCTCGCAGGCGATAGCACGGGCGTCTTACGTGCGGCGATCAATGCCAAGACGGCTTCCACGGGGGTCACCGCGAGTGTGAGTACCGGAGGGGCATTAATTTTGACGGCCGCGGACGGGCGGAATATTTCCGCCTTCGTCGGGACGTCTGAGGCGGCTACGGTCACCGCAGCCAGCCAGGGAGTCAACATGTACAGGGGCGCCGTCAGGATGACGTCGCAGTCGGACGTCAGTTTCACCGGGAGGACCACGGACATCGGGTCTGCCTCCACGGGCGTGCCCTATACGACGGACCTCGAAAATTCATTGGCCGTGATGGATATCGGCACCCAAGCCGGAGCCAATACGGCGATCATGTCTCTGGATGCGGCCCTTGCGCAGATCAGCAAGGTCCGGTCTGACGTTGGAGCTTTGCAGGCCCGGCTGGACCTGACCACGCAAGCCCTGAACGTTTCTGCGGAAAATCAAGAGGCGGCGGCGGCTCGAATCAAGGATGCGGACTTCGCCTACGAAACGGCGCAATTCACGCGAAACCAGATTCTGGTGCAGGCCGGCACGGCGATTCTGTCGCAGGCGAACAGCACCTCGCAGATCGCGTTACAGCTTCTGAAGTAG
- a CDS encoding flagellar protein FlaG has translation MVDKIDSNIPVAIQTRPIERANVPEAKPSPTVKHAPVVAAATYDFQFRVNPETDEITATIVDPQTRVVIREIPAKEMQAASDVIRRLIGPRVDRVV, from the coding sequence ATGGTTGACAAAATTGATAGTAATATCCCGGTCGCCATTCAGACTCGTCCGATCGAGCGCGCCAATGTTCCGGAGGCGAAGCCCTCGCCAACCGTAAAACATGCGCCGGTCGTTGCGGCGGCGACGTACGACTTCCAGTTCCGTGTGAATCCTGAGACAGATGAAATCACCGCCACGATCGTCGATCCGCAAACCAGAGTGGTCATCAGAGAAATTCCCGCCAAAGAAATGCAGGCTGCGTCCGACGTGATCCGGAGACTGATCGGCCCGAGGGTCGATAGGGTCGTGTAA